One Aphidius gifuensis isolate YNYX2018 linkage group LG5, ASM1490517v1, whole genome shotgun sequence genomic region harbors:
- the LOC122857524 gene encoding uncharacterized protein LOC122857524, with amino-acid sequence MEYTGSKLIIFGFFFLPQIIKVISHGRLMDPPSRNAMWRFGFQNPVNYNDNELFCGGYAVQWVENEGKCGICGDAYHMKEPRPHEGGGEFANGIITKHYVVGQDIDIEVELTANHQGYFEMYLCAHNDPKVPATQKCFDKHPLYLSGTEDIRFVIPDDSEKKAIFQYKVTLPPFITCSQCVIQWNYYTGNMWGTCDNGTEAVGCGRPETFRNCADVNIVTSSGGRPPIFTKPFSNPFQIYYEDYRAPNELLPLVITSQVCLPSKFSRRFAGMKSWCQTNCLRYPSNCPELFCECPDQCDAIGELQGKKGADVYCMDKCLVYNSDCPENRCTCY; translated from the exons ATGGAGTATACTGGAAGTAAGCTTATCATTTTCGGATTTTTCTTCCTTCCACAA attATAAAAGTTATCAGCCATGGAAGACTTATGGATCCACCATCTAGAAATGCGATGTGGCGCTTTGGCTTTCAAAATCCTGTTAATTACaatgataatgaattattttgcGGTGGCTATGCAG TTCAATGGGTTGAAAATGAAGGCAAATGTGGAATATGCGGTGATGCATATCATATGAAAGAGCCAAGACCCCATGAAGGAGGTGGTGAATTTGCCAATGGTATTATAACTAAACACTACGTTGTTGGacag GATATTGATATAGAAGTTGAGCTGACGGCCAATCATCAAGGATATTTTGAGATGTATTTGTGTGCTCATAACGACCCTAAAGTACCAGCAACACAAAAGTGCTTTGATAAACACCCGCTTTACCTGTCTGGTACTGAAGATATACGGTTTGTCATTCCAGATGACAGCGAGAAAAAAGCAATATTCCAATATAAAGTTACATTGCCACCTTTCATTACTTGTTCACAATGTGTTATTCAGTGGAATTATTATACAG GTAATATGTGGGGAACCTGTGATAATGGAACTGAAGCAGTAGGTTGTGGACGACCGGAAACATTTAGAAATTGTGCAGATGTTAATATTGTAACAAGCAGTGGGGGTAGACCACCAATATTTACTAAACCATTTAGCAATCCTTTCCAAATCTACTATGAAGATTATCGAGCGCCTAATGAACTTTTACCACTTGTCATAACATCACAAGTTTGTCTACCCTCAAAGTTTTCACGACGTTTTGCTGGCATGAAGAGTTGGTGTCAGACTAATTGTCTTCGTTATCCATCAAATTGTCCAGAACTTTTTTGTGAATGCCC tgatCAATGTGATGCAATCGGTGAGCTTCAAGGTAAAAAAGGTGCTGATGTTTACTGTATGGACAAGTGTCTTGTTTATAATTCTGATTGTCCAGAAAACCGTTGTACGTGTTACTAA